The following are encoded in a window of Salinigranum halophilum genomic DNA:
- a CDS encoding MOSC domain-containing protein: MGRVEALFTAPADGEPMRAHETVDVVDGGIRGDRYLLGTGHYAPFDVCEVTFVASEGLEFVRDEYDIDLSDGRHRRNVVTRDVDLRALLETTFRVGDAVFRGTRPRPPCAHVGRVAGEEGVARALKEGRGGICADVVDPGSVTVGDDVAVVEAAPRDVGRDIAARLRETRE, translated from the coding sequence ATGGGACGCGTCGAAGCCCTGTTCACGGCACCGGCCGACGGCGAGCCGATGCGAGCCCACGAGACCGTCGACGTCGTCGACGGGGGCATCCGCGGCGACCGCTACCTGCTCGGGACGGGCCACTACGCCCCGTTCGACGTCTGCGAGGTGACGTTCGTCGCGAGCGAGGGGCTCGAGTTCGTCCGCGACGAGTACGACATCGACCTCTCGGACGGCCGCCACCGACGAAACGTCGTCACGCGGGACGTCGACCTCCGCGCCCTCCTGGAGACGACCTTCCGCGTCGGCGACGCCGTCTTCAGGGGGACGCGGCCGCGACCACCGTGTGCCCACGTCGGGCGCGTCGCCGGCGAGGAGGGGGTCGCCCGTGCGCTGAAGGAGGGCCGCGGTGGCATCTGTGCCGACGTCGTCGACCCCGGCTCGGTGACGGTGGGTGACGACGTCGCTGTCGTCGAGGCCGCTCCGCGCGACGTCGGCCGTGATATCGCGGCGCGACTTCGTGAGACACGGGAGTGA
- the galK gene encoding galactokinase produces MTTREARSAFEAAYGREPTTVASAPGRVNLVGGHTDYNEGFVLPMAIDRRTAVAVAPRDDGQFRLESADVGAAVAVDDVPAEPLTADDEVWANYPLGVLVDLAAAGRFEPRGLDLLVAGDVPRGAGLSSSAALEVATAAAAYAVDRPGVGTADLPKRDLAEAAWRAETGFVGLDCGIMDQYASALCRVDEVLFLDCRSRETRGVPFGDAGLNVVVVDTRVEHELASSAYNDRVRECEEAVERLDGLLGGVASLRDVDRDAFLAHAADLPGELRRRARHVITENERVEAAVDALESGDVDAVGDCMFESHASLRDDYEVSCGELDTVVELAWETEGVVGARMTGGGFGGSVVALVETDAVDGFRATVDAEYADRAGVDVEPRTFVCSSAEGVRLDSA; encoded by the coding sequence ATGACGACCAGGGAGGCGCGAAGCGCGTTCGAGGCGGCGTACGGTCGAGAGCCGACCACGGTGGCGAGTGCGCCGGGTCGGGTGAACCTCGTCGGCGGCCACACCGACTACAACGAGGGGTTCGTCCTCCCCATGGCCATCGACCGCCGCACGGCCGTCGCCGTCGCCCCGCGCGACGACGGGCAGTTCAGACTGGAGTCGGCCGACGTCGGGGCCGCAGTCGCGGTCGACGACGTCCCCGCGGAACCGCTCACGGCCGACGACGAGGTGTGGGCGAACTACCCGCTCGGCGTGCTCGTCGACCTCGCCGCCGCGGGGCGGTTCGAGCCACGGGGACTCGACCTGCTCGTCGCGGGCGACGTGCCCCGGGGCGCTGGTCTCTCCTCGTCGGCGGCACTGGAAGTAGCGACTGCGGCCGCAGCGTACGCGGTCGACCGTCCCGGGGTCGGGACGGCCGACCTCCCGAAGCGCGACCTCGCCGAGGCGGCCTGGCGCGCAGAGACCGGCTTCGTCGGCCTCGACTGTGGCATCATGGACCAGTACGCCAGCGCACTCTGTCGCGTTGACGAGGTACTCTTTCTCGACTGTCGGTCCCGCGAGACGCGAGGCGTTCCCTTCGGCGACGCCGGACTCAACGTCGTCGTCGTCGACACGCGCGTCGAACACGAACTCGCCTCGTCGGCGTACAACGACCGGGTGCGCGAGTGCGAGGAAGCGGTCGAACGGCTCGACGGACTGCTTGGCGGTGTCGCATCGCTCAGAGACGTCGACCGCGACGCGTTCCTCGCACACGCTGCCGACCTCCCCGGTGAACTCCGCCGCCGGGCGCGACACGTCATCACCGAGAACGAGCGGGTGGAGGCGGCCGTCGACGCCCTCGAAAGCGGGGACGTGGACGCCGTCGGCGACTGCATGTTCGAGTCACACGCCAGCCTCCGCGACGACTACGAGGTCTCCTGTGGGGAGCTCGACACCGTCGTCGAACTCGCGTGGGAGACCGAGGGCGTCGTCGGTGCCCGGATGACCGGCGGCGGCTTCGGTGGGAGCGTGGTCGCCCTCGTGGAGACCGACGCGGTCGACGGCTTTCGAGCCACCGTCGACGCGGAGTACGCCGACCGCGCGGGCGTCGACGTCGAGCCCCGCACGTTCGTCTGCTCGTCCGCCGAGGGTGTTCGACTCGACTCCGCGTGA
- a CDS encoding histidine kinase N-terminal 7TM domain-containing protein — MALFGLPVMFLSYVLAFATATLVCGAALFRARQVEDDATRRGLVALFVGSGGWAAWELGFLVAPTPDLKYASYLVSLVIGLTTVGAWLYFCSAYTGRSFHTDRMYRLGAVVVYLVIVVVKVTNPLHGYYFTTAYVAEPFPHLTVMHGTFHWVITGLSYALVAVGFFMLYELFLEADYDTHALGAVAALTGLPVLFDIVGFATPAVIDMNYEPLGVAVFAVGVLFVFEEQFLAVQLSDGVDDPVVYLDDEGRIRQFNDQARLLFPALSGAVGSTLPAVLPDVADRLSSEERVIDRTYEGERRHYLVSDTSFTMGQTDIGRIVVFTDVTRTERQRRELDRQNEQLEGFAAAIRHELLNTLQIVNGRVTIAGEALEDGDVQTARDSLRTASQTADRMSDIVDDLARLARQGQTLEATGCVDVDAAAREAWNGLETDGISLSLRAEGSIDADAGRTHGLFESAFAFARHNGASVVSVTLRDDGFVITDDGDPVGTANPEDFFAYGVSVPDAAAGMLLPNLRTLARTHGWEATIDTAYTEGVRLVVSGVDVRLPTDEVGSEGQAA; from the coding sequence ATGGCGCTCTTCGGTCTCCCCGTGATGTTTTTGAGCTACGTGCTGGCCTTCGCGACGGCGACGTTGGTCTGCGGCGCTGCGCTGTTCCGAGCGCGACAGGTCGAAGACGACGCGACCCGCCGTGGGCTGGTCGCGCTCTTCGTCGGGAGCGGCGGCTGGGCCGCGTGGGAACTCGGCTTCCTCGTCGCTCCGACACCCGACCTCAAATACGCGAGCTATCTCGTCAGCCTCGTCATCGGCCTCACCACCGTCGGTGCGTGGCTCTACTTCTGTTCGGCGTACACCGGGCGGTCGTTCCACACCGACCGGATGTATCGCCTCGGGGCCGTCGTCGTGTACCTCGTCATCGTCGTGGTGAAGGTGACGAACCCGCTCCACGGCTACTACTTTACGACCGCGTACGTGGCCGAGCCGTTCCCCCACCTGACCGTCATGCACGGAACGTTCCACTGGGTCATCACCGGCCTCTCGTACGCGCTGGTCGCCGTCGGCTTCTTCATGCTCTACGAGCTGTTCTTGGAGGCCGACTACGACACCCACGCTCTCGGTGCCGTCGCGGCGCTCACCGGACTACCGGTGCTGTTCGACATCGTCGGGTTCGCCACCCCGGCGGTCATCGACATGAACTACGAGCCGCTCGGCGTGGCCGTCTTCGCCGTCGGCGTGCTCTTCGTCTTCGAAGAGCAGTTCCTCGCCGTCCAGCTCTCCGACGGCGTCGACGACCCCGTCGTCTACCTCGACGACGAGGGGCGGATCCGCCAGTTCAACGACCAGGCACGCCTGCTGTTTCCCGCTCTCTCGGGGGCAGTCGGCTCGACACTCCCGGCCGTCCTCCCCGACGTCGCCGACCGACTCTCCTCGGAGGAGCGGGTCATCGACCGGACGTACGAGGGCGAGCGCCGGCACTACCTCGTGAGCGACACCTCGTTCACGATGGGCCAGACCGACATCGGGCGCATCGTCGTGTTCACCGACGTGACACGGACGGAGCGTCAGCGTCGCGAACTCGACAGACAGAACGAACAGCTCGAAGGGTTCGCCGCCGCCATCAGGCACGAACTGCTCAACACCCTCCAAATCGTCAACGGGCGCGTGACCATCGCCGGGGAGGCGCTCGAAGACGGCGACGTGCAGACCGCCCGCGACTCGCTCCGGACGGCGTCGCAGACGGCCGACCGGATGTCGGACATCGTCGACGACCTCGCTCGGCTCGCCCGTCAGGGGCAGACGCTCGAGGCGACCGGCTGCGTCGACGTCGACGCCGCCGCTCGAGAGGCGTGGAACGGCCTCGAGACGGACGGGATCTCGCTGTCGCTCCGCGCCGAGGGGAGCATCGACGCCGACGCCGGCCGGACCCACGGCCTCTTCGAGAGCGCGTTCGCCTTCGCCCGTCACAACGGCGCTTCCGTGGTGAGTGTCACACTCCGCGACGACGGGTTCGTCATCACCGACGACGGCGACCCCGTGGGGACGGCGAACCCCGAGGACTTCTTCGCGTACGGCGTCTCGGTACCGGACGCGGCCGCCGGGATGTTGCTGCCGAACCTGCGGACGCTCGCGCGTACCCACGGCTGGGAGGCGACCATCGACACCGCCTACACCGAAGGGGTTCGCCTCGTCGTCTCCGGGGTAGACGTGCGGCTCCCGACGGACGAGGTGGGCAGCGAAGGACAGGCCGCCTGA
- a CDS encoding rubrerythrin family protein — MDGTTFRESVEASKRTELDRLGSSKLLIALTGARIERPRVLEVAAHSEHAARETFRAWAADESHPDARAAFEAVAAQEDEHLDRVLDALDGDVDLADGGPMHAYLRGREDTVERVASGMVGRPLVSIRAHNQLIGFFVNEADEVGANLFRDLKTETAAVVDDGVALLDELCGDDADWERAEMVAEYVIQVAYDDYADSLTEMGLGVKDIC; from the coding sequence ATGGACGGCACCACCTTTCGCGAGTCGGTCGAGGCGTCGAAGCGGACGGAACTCGACCGGCTCGGCTCCTCGAAGCTACTCATCGCGCTGACGGGCGCGCGAATCGAGCGTCCTCGCGTCCTCGAGGTCGCGGCACACTCCGAACACGCCGCCCGAGAGACGTTCCGTGCCTGGGCCGCCGACGAGTCCCACCCCGACGCGCGCGCGGCGTTCGAGGCCGTCGCGGCGCAGGAAGACGAACACCTCGACCGCGTCCTCGACGCGCTCGACGGGGACGTGGACCTCGCCGACGGCGGCCCGATGCACGCGTATCTCCGCGGCCGCGAGGACACGGTCGAGCGCGTGGCGAGCGGGATGGTCGGCCGTCCGCTGGTCAGCATCCGCGCGCACAACCAGCTCATCGGGTTCTTCGTCAACGAGGCCGACGAGGTGGGCGCGAACCTCTTTCGTGACCTCAAGACCGAAACCGCCGCCGTCGTCGACGACGGAGTCGCGCTCCTCGACGAACTGTGTGGGGACGACGCCGACTGGGAGCGCGCCGAGATGGTCGCCGAGTACGTGATTCAGGTCGCGTACGACGACTACGCCGACTCGCTGACGGAGATGGGGCTGGGCGTCAAAGACATCTGCTGA
- a CDS encoding transcriptional regulator, which produces MTSDHLLDRLARDLAAVVPRIDATAEHERWQPGLGAFEAERQLELLVGALRDTGDWTVEREVTYPNGDRRCDLVVEANGRRVPVEAKLLRFRRDNGDREPNTFGTVFDPFSNSLVADATKLVESDFETPGGLLGLYYDRTGEDTPPMSPATLAEKVCLDVEYWFGVDARTRAIGRFSGLRHPVHQQGAVITWGLERG; this is translated from the coding sequence ATGACCAGCGACCACCTGCTCGACCGACTCGCGCGTGACCTCGCGGCCGTCGTCCCACGAATCGACGCGACGGCCGAACACGAACGGTGGCAACCCGGTCTCGGTGCGTTCGAAGCGGAGAGACAGCTCGAACTGCTCGTCGGGGCGCTCCGCGATACGGGCGACTGGACGGTCGAGCGCGAGGTCACGTATCCGAACGGCGACCGGCGATGTGACCTGGTGGTCGAAGCGAACGGACGACGCGTTCCGGTCGAGGCGAAACTGCTCCGGTTCCGCCGCGACAACGGCGACCGCGAGCCGAACACGTTCGGGACCGTCTTCGACCCCTTCTCGAACTCACTCGTCGCGGACGCCACGAAACTCGTCGAGAGTGACTTCGAGACCCCCGGTGGACTGCTCGGTCTCTACTACGACCGGACCGGTGAGGACACGCCGCCGATGAGCCCCGCGACGCTGGCGGAGAAGGTCTGTCTGGACGTCGAGTACTGGTTCGGCGTGGACGCGAGGACGCGTGCAATCGGGCGGTTCTCTGGGTTACGCCATCCGGTGCATCAGCAGGGCGCGGTCATCACGTGGGGACTCGAACGGGGGTGA
- a CDS encoding mandelate racemase/muconate lactonizing enzyme family protein has translation MGIDYGSLHDPNAEYTMRELSSETMGVTAKRGGGRDVEITDVQTTMVDGNFPWTLVRIYTDAGIVGTGEAYWGAGVPELIERMTPFVVGENPLDIDRLFEHLVQKMSGEGSVEGVTVTAIAGIEIALHDLAGKILEVPAYQLLGGKYRDQVRVYCDCHTEEEADPDACADEAERVVEELGYDALKFDLDVPSGLEKDRANRHLRPGEIRHKAEIVEKVTERVRDRADVAFDCHWTFSGGSAKRLAAAIEEYDVWWLEDPVPPENLKVQEEVTKSTTTPITVGENRYRVTEERRLIENQAVDIIAPDLPKVGGMRETRKIADVANQYYVPVAMHNVSSPVATMASAHVGTSIPNSLAVEYHSYELGWWEDLVEETVIEDGYITIPEEPGLGVTLDMDAVEAHMVEGETLFDEA, from the coding sequence ATGGGAATCGACTACGGTTCGCTCCACGATCCGAACGCGGAGTACACGATGCGGGAGCTCTCCAGCGAGACGATGGGCGTCACGGCGAAGCGCGGGGGCGGCCGCGACGTCGAGATTACCGACGTCCAGACGACGATGGTCGACGGCAACTTCCCGTGGACGCTCGTGCGCATCTACACCGACGCCGGCATCGTCGGCACCGGCGAGGCCTACTGGGGTGCGGGCGTCCCGGAACTCATCGAACGGATGACGCCGTTCGTCGTCGGCGAGAACCCCCTCGACATCGACCGTCTCTTCGAGCACCTCGTCCAGAAGATGTCCGGCGAGGGGAGCGTCGAGGGCGTCACGGTCACCGCCATCGCGGGTATCGAAATCGCGCTGCACGACCTCGCGGGCAAGATTCTGGAGGTTCCGGCCTACCAGCTCCTCGGCGGGAAGTACCGCGACCAGGTCCGCGTCTACTGTGACTGTCACACCGAGGAGGAGGCCGACCCCGACGCTTGCGCCGACGAGGCCGAGCGCGTCGTCGAGGAACTCGGGTACGACGCGCTGAAGTTCGACCTGGACGTTCCGTCCGGGTTGGAGAAGGACCGCGCGAACCGTCACCTCCGCCCCGGCGAGATTCGCCACAAGGCCGAAATCGTCGAGAAGGTCACAGAGCGCGTGAGAGACCGCGCCGACGTCGCCTTCGACTGTCACTGGACCTTCTCCGGCGGCTCCGCGAAGCGACTCGCCGCCGCCATCGAGGAGTACGACGTCTGGTGGCTCGAAGACCCCGTCCCGCCGGAGAACCTCAAGGTGCAAGAGGAGGTCACGAAGTCGACGACGACGCCCATCACCGTGGGCGAGAACCGGTACCGAGTCACCGAGGAGCGTCGCCTCATCGAGAACCAGGCGGTCGACATCATCGCGCCCGACCTGCCCAAGGTCGGTGGGATGCGCGAGACACGAAAGATCGCCGACGTCGCCAACCAGTACTACGTGCCGGTGGCGATGCACAACGTCTCCTCGCCCGTCGCGACGATGGCCTCCGCGCACGTCGGGACGTCCATCCCGAACTCCCTCGCCGTCGAGTACCACTCGTACGAACTCGGCTGGTGGGAGGACCTGGTCGAAGAGACCGTCATCGAAGACGGCTACATCACTATCCCCGAGGAACCGGGTCTCGGTGTGACGCTCGACATGGACGCCGTCGAGGCGCACATGGTCGAGGGCGAGACGTTGTTTGATGAAGCGTAG
- a CDS encoding universal stress protein encodes MYDAILVPTDGSAAGDRAVEHAVEFATAYDATVHALYVVDAALYSSLEAGVDAVIDALESEGQAAVDAVADRCEAEGIDVETAVLVGTIHRSIRDYVTDHDIDLVVMGTHGRKGIERFLLGSVTERTVRTSPVPVLTVRAPDEEEGTETADDDDA; translated from the coding sequence ATGTACGACGCAATCCTCGTCCCGACTGACGGCAGCGCCGCCGGCGACCGGGCAGTCGAACACGCAGTCGAGTTCGCGACGGCGTACGACGCGACGGTCCACGCGCTGTACGTCGTCGACGCCGCGCTGTACTCCTCGCTGGAGGCTGGCGTCGACGCCGTCATCGACGCCCTGGAGTCGGAAGGACAGGCAGCCGTCGACGCGGTCGCCGACCGGTGTGAGGCCGAGGGAATCGACGTGGAGACCGCGGTGCTCGTCGGGACCATCCACCGAAGCATCCGTGACTACGTCACCGACCACGACATCGACCTCGTGGTGATGGGGACCCACGGGCGGAAGGGAATCGAACGGTTCCTGCTCGGGAGCGTGACGGAGCGGACCGTCCGAACCTCGCCGGTCCCCGTCCTCACGGTCCGCGCGCCCGACGAGGAGGAGGGCACAGAGACGGCCGACGACGACGACGCGTGA
- a CDS encoding MBL fold metallo-hydrolase, whose protein sequence is MSPAELAARLRRGEAVSVLDVRNRADAEAWPLSGETITTHHLPYYRFVEAKVNDAVDELATAVRAALDEPVLVVCGRGEASAFVAERLLAEGLEAANLAEGMRGWARVYHAVDLPVETATVVQYQRPSSGCLAYLVVSGDEALVVDPLRAFADRYVEDAREHGAEVVAVVDTHVHADHVSGVRGLRDATGADVLLPAGARERGLDFDASLLSAGEPLTVGDVTLDVVALPGHTTEHLGFRLGDLLFAGDTVFCESVARPDLERGDDGAAEAARRLYDTIASLDDDTVIAPGHFSTARPGESGAYLARLGDLRERIPTLSLDREAFVERVSGELPPRPANYEEIIAVNLGRDAVDDEESFELELGPNNCAATADAD, encoded by the coding sequence GTGTCGCCCGCGGAACTGGCCGCTCGGCTTCGCCGGGGAGAGGCCGTCTCGGTCCTCGACGTACGGAACCGCGCCGACGCGGAGGCGTGGCCGCTGTCGGGTGAGACGATTACGACGCACCACCTCCCCTACTACCGGTTCGTCGAGGCGAAGGTGAACGACGCGGTCGACGAACTGGCGACAGCGGTCCGCGCGGCACTCGACGAACCGGTCCTGGTCGTCTGCGGTCGCGGGGAGGCCAGCGCGTTCGTCGCCGAGCGACTCCTCGCGGAGGGTCTCGAGGCTGCGAACCTCGCCGAGGGGATGCGAGGGTGGGCGCGTGTCTACCACGCGGTCGACCTCCCGGTCGAAACGGCCACGGTCGTCCAGTACCAGCGGCCCTCCTCGGGCTGTCTGGCGTACCTCGTCGTCTCTGGCGACGAGGCGCTCGTCGTCGACCCTCTCAGGGCGTTCGCCGACCGCTACGTCGAAGACGCTCGCGAACACGGTGCCGAGGTCGTCGCCGTCGTCGACACCCACGTCCACGCCGACCACGTCAGCGGCGTGCGCGGCCTCCGCGACGCGACCGGTGCCGACGTGCTGCTTCCCGCGGGTGCCCGCGAGCGCGGCCTCGACTTCGACGCGTCGCTCCTCTCGGCGGGAGAGCCGCTCACCGTCGGCGACGTGACCCTCGACGTTGTCGCGCTCCCCGGCCACACGACGGAGCACCTCGGCTTCCGGCTGGGCGACCTCCTGTTCGCCGGCGACACCGTCTTTTGCGAGAGCGTCGCCCGACCGGACCTCGAACGGGGCGACGACGGCGCGGCCGAGGCGGCCCGCCGACTCTACGACACCATCGCGTCACTCGACGACGACACGGTCATCGCGCCCGGACACTTCTCGACGGCGCGGCCGGGCGAGTCGGGCGCGTATCTGGCGCGACTGGGGGACCTCCGCGAGCGGATACCGACCCTGTCGCTCGACCGCGAGGCGTTCGTCGAACGCGTCTCGGGCGAACTGCCGCCACGGCCAGCCAACTACGAGGAAATCATCGCCGTCAACCTCGGACGCGACGCCGTCGACGACGAGGAGTCGTTCGAACTCGAACTCGGACCCAACAACTGCGCGGCGACGGCCGACGCCGACTAG
- a CDS encoding flippase activity-associated protein Agl23 produces MSRVDPTARLTAAVVALSVLGVVLRVVALGERPFHWDEARAGVWALRFARMGVFEYRPVAGGPLPYHLARASLSLLGATDAAARLPVALVGGLLPLAALGLRTRLSAAETVLLAALLAGSPPLVYYGRVLRGDLLLAAAAFLACVLVVRAVDTERQSAAFAAVLAAVAALAASGFVVATAACVVAAVAVSVDARWVSLNDLVALPDRVRARSTLVARLFLVGVAAVVFLFAPRGGSASLWNPLAFPDVLAFVFDEAPGRFFAVRVASRYADGATHELWPFVSSLLEVLLAAAPVTLLAGVFGALYDRYVGSVRPVVTFFAAWAGVGVLVFPTVAEVDGPWTAVHVVVPLAVPAAVGLARGVAFLRDAVAREDAAVVASALLVCAAAVAGVGAVFADDVYGEPTPDSSLAGYAQPADDLDPFAANLSGESTVLYYGDRFHTRGWTEADGPPVPDAWGNRLPLPWYVAREGGSSTTLPSGAPLPETPPAVVVTTPEDAPTLRPELADYERSRYRLALWNREVVVFVGRS; encoded by the coding sequence ATGTCGCGCGTCGACCCCACCGCTCGTCTCACCGCCGCCGTCGTCGCGCTCTCCGTACTGGGGGTCGTCCTCAGAGTCGTCGCGCTCGGCGAGCGGCCGTTCCACTGGGACGAGGCGCGCGCCGGCGTCTGGGCGCTCCGGTTCGCCCGGATGGGGGTCTTCGAGTATCGCCCCGTCGCCGGTGGGCCGCTCCCGTACCACCTCGCGCGGGCGTCCCTGTCGCTCCTCGGCGCTACGGACGCCGCGGCACGCCTCCCCGTCGCCCTCGTCGGTGGCCTCCTCCCGCTCGCCGCGCTCGGTCTGCGAACACGACTCTCGGCCGCGGAGACCGTTCTCCTCGCCGCGCTCCTCGCCGGGTCGCCACCGCTCGTGTACTACGGGCGGGTCCTCCGTGGAGACCTCCTGCTCGCGGCCGCGGCGTTCCTCGCGTGTGTCCTCGTCGTTCGCGCGGTCGACACCGAACGGCAGAGCGCAGCCTTCGCCGCCGTGCTCGCGGCAGTCGCCGCCCTCGCGGCCTCCGGGTTCGTCGTCGCCACTGCCGCCTGCGTCGTCGCCGCGGTCGCCGTCTCCGTCGACGCCCGGTGGGTGTCGCTCAACGACCTCGTCGCGCTCCCCGACAGGGTGCGGGCGCGGTCGACCCTCGTCGCCCGGCTGTTCCTCGTGGGAGTCGCGGCGGTCGTCTTCCTGTTCGCCCCCCGAGGCGGGAGCGCGAGCCTCTGGAACCCCCTCGCGTTCCCCGACGTGCTGGCGTTCGTCTTCGACGAGGCCCCCGGGCGGTTCTTCGCGGTCCGGGTCGCGTCCCGGTACGCGGATGGGGCGACCCACGAACTCTGGCCCTTCGTTTCCTCGCTCCTGGAAGTGCTCCTCGCCGCGGCACCGGTGACGCTTCTCGCGGGTGTCTTCGGCGCGCTCTACGACCGCTACGTCGGGTCCGTCCGCCCGGTCGTCACCTTCTTCGCCGCGTGGGCGGGCGTCGGCGTCCTCGTCTTCCCGACGGTCGCCGAAGTCGACGGCCCCTGGACGGCAGTCCACGTCGTCGTTCCGCTCGCCGTGCCGGCCGCCGTCGGCCTCGCTCGCGGCGTCGCGTTCCTGCGAGACGCCGTCGCGCGCGAGGACGCCGCCGTCGTCGCCAGCGCGCTCCTCGTCTGTGCCGCGGCCGTCGCGGGCGTCGGTGCCGTCTTCGCCGACGACGTCTACGGGGAGCCGACGCCCGACAGTTCCCTCGCGGGCTACGCTCAGCCGGCCGACGACCTCGACCCCTTCGCGGCGAACCTCTCCGGGGAGTCGACGGTGCTGTACTACGGCGACCGGTTCCACACGCGCGGGTGGACCGAAGCCGACGGGCCGCCGGTCCCGGACGCGTGGGGGAATCGGCTCCCGCTTCCGTGGTACGTCGCACGTGAGGGCGGGTCGTCGACGACGCTGCCCTCCGGCGCGCCGCTCCCCGAGACGCCGCCGGCAGTCGTCGTCACCACTCCGGAGGACGCGCCGACGCTCCGGCCCGAACTGGCCGACTACGAGCGCAGTCGCTACCGCCTCGCGCTGTGGAACCGAGAAGTCGTGGTGTTCGTCGGACGGTCGTAA
- a CDS encoding acetamidase/formamidase family protein: MSTEYSVDHELSDADRHIHNAWDNSLDPILTVEAGEVVRFECRDALDGQVGPESGVEDLANASFDPVHPLTGPVAVEGAEPGDVLAVDFLDFEHKGWGFTGFMPGEMGLGLLPEEFPEAGLHVWDLDEEVAHFVDGIEVPLDMFPGIAGVAPAEDGEHDTLPPRDTGGNFDIKHLTAGSTLYLPVEVDGALFSTADCHAAQGDGEVCVTGIEAPMFVTARFDVLKDKSISQPELETTGPFTPTGRDEPMYGTAGIADDLMEATKKAVRHMLDHLEAERGLSRSEAYILCSAAVDLKISEVVDAPNWTVTAYLPESIFP, from the coding sequence ATGTCGACAGAGTATTCGGTCGATCACGAACTCTCAGACGCCGACAGACACATCCACAACGCGTGGGACAACAGCCTCGACCCGATTCTCACCGTCGAGGCGGGCGAAGTCGTCCGTTTCGAATGTCGCGACGCGCTCGACGGACAGGTCGGTCCCGAATCGGGTGTCGAGGACCTCGCGAACGCGAGTTTCGACCCCGTCCACCCGCTCACCGGACCGGTCGCCGTCGAGGGTGCCGAACCGGGCGACGTGCTCGCCGTCGACTTTCTCGACTTCGAGCACAAGGGCTGGGGCTTCACGGGCTTCATGCCGGGCGAGATGGGACTCGGACTCCTCCCCGAGGAGTTCCCCGAGGCCGGGCTACACGTCTGGGACCTCGACGAGGAGGTAGCGCACTTCGTCGACGGCATCGAGGTACCGCTCGATATGTTCCCGGGCATCGCCGGCGTCGCGCCGGCGGAAGACGGCGAACACGACACGCTCCCACCCCGCGATACGGGCGGCAACTTCGACATCAAACACCTGACGGCGGGGTCGACGCTCTATCTGCCCGTGGAGGTCGATGGTGCGCTCTTTTCGACCGCCGACTGCCACGCCGCACAGGGCGACGGTGAAGTCTGTGTGACGGGCATCGAAGCCCCGATGTTCGTCACGGCTCGTTTCGACGTGCTGAAGGACAAGTCCATCTCCCAACCCGAACTGGAGACGACGGGCCCGTTCACGCCCACCGGTCGGGACGAACCGATGTACGGGACGGCGGGCATCGCCGACGACCTGATGGAGGCGACGAAGAAGGCTGTCCGCCACATGCTCGACCACCTCGAGGCCGAACGCGGTCTGTCGCGGTCGGAAGCGTACATCCTCTGTTCGGCCGCCGTCGACCTGAAGATCAGCGAGGTGGTCGACGCACCCAACTGGACGGTGACGGCGTATCTACCGGAGAGCATCTTCCCCTGA
- a CDS encoding 2Fe-2S iron-sulfur cluster-binding protein: MTEYTVEFVGTGDTITVSDKQTILRACIDAGIAQEYSCRVGMCLACSAEILEGEVTQPAAHALTDEEKTSYALTCMARPQSDLKLDRGSYPPSIEADATAADAAADD; this comes from the coding sequence ATGACCGAATACACCGTCGAGTTCGTCGGGACCGGTGACACCATCACCGTCTCCGACAAGCAGACCATCCTCCGCGCCTGTATCGACGCCGGCATCGCCCAGGAGTACTCCTGCCGGGTCGGGATGTGTCTCGCCTGTTCGGCCGAGATTCTCGAAGGGGAGGTGACACAGCCGGCGGCGCACGCGCTCACCGACGAGGAGAAGACGTCGTACGCGCTCACCTGCATGGCCCGGCCGCAGTCCGACCTGAAGCTCGACCGTGGGTCGTACCCGCCGAGCATCGAGGCCGACGCGACGGCGGCCGACGCCGCGGCCGACGACTGA